The Candidatus Limnocylindrales bacterium genome has a segment encoding these proteins:
- a CDS encoding C4-type zinc ribbon domain-containing protein, with product MVNETLATLIRLQALDSTLSKLEKEIAEVPKQIEALRQQAQQSTQRVAKAQAEVQQMEKERRNLELELEGNETQISKYRNQLLQVKTNKEYSALQLEIDTLKSKNAMIEERILYLLDEIEMRKKEVARVSKEVAAEQEKIKKFTQDKEADKARLEAELIRVQKEKQTLLETLSDKSLVQEYIRLLRVRGGIAVAAVENGICTGCHVSLTPQMFAEVKTREKLLRCPTCLRFLYSSK from the coding sequence GTGGTTAACGAAACTCTCGCAACGCTGATTCGGTTACAGGCTCTAGATTCAACGCTGTCCAAATTGGAGAAAGAAATAGCAGAGGTTCCCAAACAAATAGAAGCACTCCGCCAGCAGGCCCAGCAGTCAACCCAACGGGTTGCAAAAGCCCAGGCTGAGGTTCAACAGATGGAAAAGGAGCGTAGAAACTTAGAACTGGAACTGGAAGGGAATGAAACTCAAATCAGTAAATATCGTAATCAATTATTACAGGTAAAGACCAATAAAGAATACTCTGCCCTGCAACTGGAGATAGATACCCTTAAAAGCAAAAACGCTATGATTGAAGAACGTATTTTATATCTCCTGGATGAAATCGAGATGAGAAAAAAAGAAGTAGCCAGAGTGAGTAAAGAGGTTGCGGCGGAGCAGGAAAAGATAAAAAAATTTACCCAGGATAAAGAGGCTGATAAAGCTCGACTTGAAGCAGAACTGATACGGGTACAAAAAGAAAAGCAGACTTTACTTGAAACCCTTTCAGATAAAAGCCTGGTTCAAGAATATATCCGACTTTTAAGAGTGCGTGGCGGAATTGCAGTTGCTGCCGTAGAAAACGGAATTTGTACGGGATGTCATGTCTCTTTAACTCCTCAGATGTTTGCAGAAGTAAAAACGCGGGAAAAACTTCTTCGTTGTCCAACCTGCTTGAGATTTTTATATAGCTCAAAGTGA